A single region of the Candidatus Poribacteria bacterium genome encodes:
- a CDS encoding DUF5050 domain-containing protein has translation MVKKAILAIALIGIGCIGVFVFFVGYEEDQKMSQDTSSEEPSVEQKAETKDVRIYWTNRSGRIRRIRSDNSDIENLFTDVCSPIGIALDTSGDQMYWTSGCKIQRANFNGSNVEELVPSSEGIKEGIALDIGGNKMYWTIWGPVNKIQHANLEGSNIEDIITDLQSPRGIALDVPNGKMYWADLGAGKIQRANLDGSDIEDIITNLRGPNGIALDLDGNKIYWADEFSGKIQRANLDGSNLKTLFIRYGKLIGTAINIPLDILGLKIYYANSPIGIALDVSGGKIYWTTPHTRKVQRANLDGSNIEDVVTDSILTIGIALSISP, from the coding sequence ATGGTAAAGAAAGCAATACTTGCAATCGCTTTAATTGGAATTGGATGTATCGGTGTTTTCGTCTTTTTCGTAGGTTACGAGGAAGACCAGAAAATGTCACAGGACACATCTTCTGAAGAACCGTCTGTTGAACAGAAAGCCGAGACGAAAGATGTCCGAATCTATTGGACAAACAGATCAGGTAGAATTCGGCGCATTCGCTCCGATAACTCAGACATTGAAAACCTCTTTACTGACGTATGCTCTCCAATTGGTATAGCATTAGACACTTCCGGCGATCAGATGTACTGGACGAGCGGCTGTAAGATTCAACGCGCCAACTTCAACGGCTCAAACGTTGAAGAACTTGTTCCATCCAGTGAAGGAATAAAGGAAGGCATTGCCTTGGATATTGGTGGCAATAAGATGTATTGGACAATATGGGGTCCTGTAAATAAGATTCAACATGCCAACCTTGAGGGTTCAAATATTGAAGACATCATCACTGATTTGCAAAGTCCGCGTGGCATCGCCTTGGACGTTCCCAATGGGAAAATGTACTGGGCAGACCTTGGTGCCGGTAAGATTCAACGTGCAAATCTCGATGGTTCAGATATTGAAGACATCATCACTAATTTAAGGGGGCCAAACGGTATTGCTCTGGACCTAGATGGAAATAAGATTTATTGGGCAGATGAGTTCAGTGGTAAGATTCAACGTGCGAATCTCGATGGTTCAAATCTCAAGACCCTCTTTATTAGATATGGTAAACTTATCGGTACTGCCATAAATATTCCGTTAGATATTTTAGGGCTAAAAATATATTATGCGAATAGTCCGATCGGTATTGCCTTAGACGTTTCGGGCGGAAAAATATATTGGACAACGCCACACACACGGAAGGTTCAGCGTGCCAACCTCGATGGTTCAAATATTGAAGATGTTGTCACCGACAGCATCTTAACTATCGGCATTGCGCTGTCTATCTCACCATAG
- a CDS encoding phytanoyl-CoA dioxygenase family protein, translated as MLTQEQRDFYNEKGYLGVEAVLTAEEVADLQRVTDEFVEKSREATEHTDIFDLEPGHTPANPRVRRIKNPGLHHIVYDYALRHPRILDIVEQLIGPGIRYNGHKLNMKYPEFGSPVEWHQDWAFYPHTNDDLLAVGVVIDDMTVENGALMILPGSHKGPTLDHHQNGAFIGAVTDPNFTPEGAVPVELKAGGITIHHVRALHGSAPNTSDKPRRLKLAQYCAVDAWPLKGIPDWETFNSCIIRGEPTNEPRMVAAPVRMPEPYAELKGSIYEVQSLLDDPLYAKKEQ; from the coding sequence ATGCTCACACAAGAACAACGTGATTTTTATAACGAGAAGGGTTACCTCGGTGTTGAAGCAGTATTGACAGCAGAAGAGGTCGCTGACCTCCAACGCGTCACCGATGAATTCGTCGAAAAGTCAAGAGAGGCCACCGAACATACCGACATCTTCGATCTGGAACCCGGACATACGCCGGCGAACCCGCGCGTGCGGCGTATCAAAAATCCCGGATTACACCATATCGTATACGATTACGCCTTACGGCATCCGAGGATTTTGGATATTGTGGAACAGCTCATCGGGCCGGGGATTCGGTATAATGGACATAAATTGAACATGAAGTATCCGGAGTTTGGGAGTCCGGTTGAATGGCATCAGGATTGGGCGTTTTACCCACACACCAACGACGATCTGCTCGCAGTCGGTGTCGTGATTGACGATATGACTGTAGAAAATGGGGCGTTGATGATACTGCCCGGTTCCCATAAAGGACCGACGTTAGACCATCATCAGAACGGTGCCTTTATCGGTGCGGTTACGGACCCCAATTTCACACCGGAAGGTGCTGTACCTGTTGAGTTGAAGGCGGGTGGTATCACGATTCATCACGTTCGGGCATTGCACGGTTCTGCCCCAAATACCTCGGACAAACCGCGCCGCTTAAAGCTTGCCCAGTATTGTGCTGTGGATGCGTGGCCCCTGAAGGGTATTCCGGATTGGGAGACTTTCAACAGCTGCATCATCCGTGGCGAGCCGACGAATGAACCCCGTATGGTGGCTGCGCCAGTACGCATGCCGGAACCCTACGCAGAGTTGAAAGGCTCAATCTACGAGGTGCAGTCCCTGCTTGATGATCCCCTTTATGCTAAGAAGGAACAGTAG
- a CDS encoding glycosyltransferase family 4 protein: MVPILYLSHCGSSIGGGEKQLAYLVENIDRTRYRPLVVCPDNGVFVEHLRRANIHTVILDLPPWRKAKSLIARHKATKKLVRLAETHDAHLVHTSDSWFNPYLWSVRKQLKIPVVSHVRNLLTPTQVRKYKFDRMDSIIAISEQSSVPLIQAGIDAKKIDIVHNCVDISAFQPVSEPVHSVDYVVGIVGRIEPFKRQKTFVEIAAKVVAHCKEIRFHVIGAALDTAEHRTYEHEVRQSVAKYGVQAFIHFTGHRTDMPQAMQELDLLITLSAGSVIAEAMAAGKPVIGTPVGSTTEMIVHGETGYVVPLDPIDGIADKIVELAKDPNRSERMGQSARKYAEEAFGVERHVQKVQKVYEKLLITGLTGK, from the coding sequence ATGGTTCCGATACTGTACCTCAGCCATTGCGGTTCGAGCATCGGTGGCGGTGAGAAGCAACTGGCATATCTCGTCGAGAATATTGATCGAACGCGCTATCGTCCGCTTGTTGTTTGTCCTGATAACGGTGTTTTTGTAGAACACTTGAGGCGTGCCAATATTCACACAGTGATTCTCGATCTGCCGCCTTGGCGAAAAGCGAAATCATTGATAGCGAGACACAAAGCCACAAAAAAATTGGTGCGTCTCGCCGAGACACACGACGCTCACCTGGTCCATACCTCGGATTCGTGGTTTAACCCGTATCTTTGGTCGGTTAGAAAACAGTTGAAAATCCCTGTCGTTTCGCACGTCCGAAATCTTCTCACGCCTACCCAGGTCCGAAAATACAAGTTTGACCGGATGGACAGTATCATCGCTATCTCCGAGCAGAGCAGTGTTCCGCTCATTCAAGCAGGGATTGATGCCAAAAAGATTGACATCGTTCATAATTGTGTTGATATATCGGCTTTTCAACCGGTTTCTGAACCCGTCCACTCGGTGGACTATGTCGTTGGTATTGTCGGTAGGATTGAACCCTTCAAACGTCAAAAAACGTTTGTTGAGATCGCCGCCAAAGTTGTTGCCCACTGCAAGGAGATTAGATTTCACGTCATCGGTGCCGCGCTGGATACGGCAGAACACCGCACCTATGAACATGAAGTTCGCCAGTCGGTAGCCAAGTATGGAGTACAGGCATTCATTCACTTCACAGGTCACCGCACCGATATGCCCCAGGCGATGCAGGAACTCGATCTACTCATAACCCTTTCGGCGGGGAGTGTTATCGCCGAGGCGATGGCGGCAGGTAAACCTGTCATCGGCACACCAGTTGGCAGCACCACTGAAATGATTGTTCACGGTGAAACAGGATACGTAGTGCCGTTAGACCCCATAGATGGAATAGCAGATAAAATTGTTGAACTGGCTAAAGATCCGAACCGCAGCGAACGTATGGGACAATCTGCCAGAAAATACGCTGAAGAAGCGTTCGGTGTTGAAAGGCATGTCCAGAAAGTACAGAAAGTTTATGAGAAATTGTTAATTACCGGTTTGACAGGCAAATGA
- a CDS encoding ribose-phosphate pyrophosphokinase, whose translation MSPLIDQQVNDDFRLFAGSANPALAKDIAAILGVELGKITIEPFPNLETRVQIEESIRGTDIYIVQPTSQPANENLMELLITIDAMKRASARQITAIIPYFGYSRQDHKTTGREPISAKLVANLLTTAGASRVMAIDLHVPQIQGFFDIPMDHLTALTTLTNYFREKQVENGVIVAPDAGRAKLAEKYADILRLPLAIMHKRRTGVDGQGVKFVELVGDVEGKTPIITDDEIQTGGTIRQQAIALAEAGAEPAYVCIAHPILVGPALERLSHPAIREVVTTNTIPVPAEKQLDGKVKVLSIAPLLSQAILRVHQHRSVSQVFRDQQLDFPV comes from the coding sequence ATGTCCCCACTGATTGACCAGCAAGTTAACGATGATTTCAGGCTATTCGCCGGCAGCGCGAACCCGGCGTTGGCAAAAGATATCGCTGCGATTTTAGGGGTTGAACTCGGTAAAATTACAATTGAGCCGTTTCCCAACCTTGAGACTCGCGTTCAGATTGAGGAAAGCATCCGCGGTACCGATATCTATATCGTGCAGCCAACGAGCCAACCTGCTAACGAAAATCTGATGGAACTGCTCATCACGATAGACGCAATGAAACGCGCCTCTGCCCGACAGATTACCGCGATTATCCCATACTTCGGATACTCACGCCAAGATCACAAAACCACAGGACGCGAACCGATCAGTGCGAAACTCGTCGCGAATCTCTTGACGACTGCTGGGGCGAGTCGCGTCATGGCTATTGATCTACACGTACCACAGATACAAGGCTTCTTCGATATTCCTATGGATCACTTGACCGCCCTGACGACCTTGACAAATTACTTCCGTGAGAAACAGGTTGAAAATGGTGTAATTGTTGCACCTGATGCAGGTCGCGCCAAATTAGCAGAAAAATATGCAGATATTCTTAGGCTCCCGTTAGCCATCATGCACAAGCGGCGAACCGGCGTTGATGGACAGGGCGTTAAGTTCGTCGAACTTGTTGGAGACGTTGAAGGCAAAACCCCAATTATTACCGACGATGAAATACAAACAGGTGGGACGATTCGCCAACAAGCCATAGCCTTGGCAGAGGCGGGGGCAGAACCCGCTTATGTGTGTATCGCACACCCTATATTGGTTGGTCCAGCGTTGGAACGGCTCAGTCATCCAGCGATTCGCGAAGTAGTCACTACCAATACGATCCCCGTTCCTGCTGAAAAGCAACTTGATGGGAAAGTTAAGGTGCTTTCTATCGCGCCACTCCTCTCTCAAGCCATATTGAGAGTACATCAACACCGATCGGTGAGTCAGGTTTTCCGGGATCAGCAACTTGATTTTCCCGTGTAG